Proteins encoded by one window of Flavobacterium sp. N502540:
- a CDS encoding TonB-dependent receptor plug domain-containing protein, which yields MQISRLMLLIAIFFISLQGYSQKDKVNLTGVIVNHLGKTAEGVSVALKGTEYSTLTNNKGEYKISAKPGNYVLLVTHVGYKTTETAIFLKLGGKPTQNVTMEEDMAALNEVAVTGKSKVQRVREQAYNITAIDLKKTYNTSADLNQVLNKTTGVRIREYGGLGSAFNFSLNGFSGNQVRFFLDGVPMDSYGSALTLNNIPVNMAERIDVYKGVVPIELGADALGGAVNIVTNKNVNRYIDASYSYGSFNTHRAAINTRFSGRDGFIANINAFANYADNDYKVDVSVVDKNTSKFLPEQKYKHFHDAYKSGTIMAEAGFKNKSFADYLLVGFAVAGNKKEIQQGRTMQKVVGQAFTDSQSFITSLKFKKSDLFTKGLSLSINSTYALVNNRSIDTSSRVYDWTGNYVYRQFAGANDKGELGNKTIYVYDEANAQVTTNLKYQLDEQHSLAVNYSYLGYKRKETNEYLKVVQLGEPTIDKNILGLSYNFSGLDNRLAVSGFGKMFDLATQMIANNITQSSSSTNYGYGATSAYHLTDKFQIKGSYEHAYRLPSATEMLGDGLTVNSNIGLKPESSDNANLGLAFNTQNSKNHFNVETSIIYREAKDFIREKQEGDKTVFENLQNVQITGIDGVFRYGYKDLINFEVNGTYQKSLNKNKYKAGTTSPDALYDAQLPNVPIFYGNADLTFNFKNIRHQDDRLSLNVSANYIDAFYLTWPVLGSLETKKAIPEQFTQNAMVAYSFLNGKYNLAFECRNITDIKVYDYFKVQKPGRAFSVKFRYFLQ from the coding sequence ATGCAAATAAGTAGATTAATGCTCTTGATCGCCATTTTTTTTATTTCACTTCAAGGGTACTCACAAAAGGACAAAGTAAATTTAACAGGAGTTATTGTTAATCATCTTGGGAAAACTGCCGAAGGAGTTTCGGTAGCTTTAAAAGGAACAGAATACAGTACACTGACGAATAATAAAGGGGAGTATAAAATTAGTGCCAAGCCGGGAAATTATGTTTTGCTGGTTACACATGTGGGTTATAAAACCACAGAAACGGCAATTTTTCTGAAGCTGGGAGGAAAGCCTACTCAGAATGTTACGATGGAAGAAGATATGGCAGCTTTAAACGAAGTTGCAGTAACGGGAAAGTCCAAAGTTCAAAGGGTACGGGAACAGGCGTATAATATTACAGCAATAGATTTAAAGAAAACCTACAATACGTCAGCCGATTTAAATCAGGTGTTGAATAAAACCACCGGAGTCCGCATTCGGGAATATGGAGGATTGGGATCGGCTTTTAATTTTTCACTGAATGGTTTCTCCGGGAATCAGGTTAGATTCTTTTTGGACGGTGTACCGATGGACAGTTATGGTTCAGCTCTTACGCTGAATAATATTCCGGTAAATATGGCTGAGAGAATTGATGTGTACAAAGGAGTTGTTCCTATAGAGTTAGGAGCAGATGCACTTGGAGGAGCTGTTAATATTGTAACCAATAAAAATGTAAACCGTTACATCGATGCTTCTTATAGTTACGGATCGTTTAACACTCACAGAGCAGCAATAAATACGAGATTCTCCGGTCGGGATGGTTTTATTGCCAACATTAACGCTTTTGCAAATTATGCCGACAATGATTATAAGGTAGATGTAAGTGTGGTGGATAAAAATACCTCGAAGTTTTTACCGGAACAAAAATACAAGCATTTTCATGATGCCTATAAATCAGGAACTATAATGGCAGAAGCAGGATTTAAAAACAAGAGTTTTGCCGATTATCTGCTTGTTGGTTTTGCCGTTGCGGGCAATAAAAAAGAAATTCAGCAGGGAAGAACAATGCAAAAAGTAGTAGGGCAGGCTTTTACAGATAGTCAAAGTTTTATTACCTCTTTGAAATTCAAAAAAAGTGATCTTTTTACTAAAGGATTGTCCCTCAGTATTAACTCCACTTATGCTTTAGTAAACAACCGCTCGATAGATACTTCTTCGCGAGTGTATGACTGGACAGGGAATTATGTGTACAGACAATTTGCCGGAGCAAATGATAAAGGTGAATTAGGAAACAAAACAATATACGTTTACGACGAGGCTAATGCACAGGTGACAACAAACTTAAAATACCAGTTAGATGAGCAGCATTCGCTAGCGGTAAATTACTCTTATTTGGGCTACAAACGTAAAGAAACAAATGAGTATTTAAAAGTTGTACAACTGGGAGAACCTACTATTGACAAAAATATTCTGGGGTTAAGTTATAATTTTAGCGGTCTCGATAATCGACTGGCTGTTTCAGGCTTTGGTAAAATGTTTGATTTAGCAACTCAAATGATCGCCAATAACATAACGCAATCTTCTTCATCAACAAATTATGGTTATGGCGCTACTTCAGCATACCATTTGACAGATAAATTTCAAATTAAAGGTTCTTATGAACATGCGTATCGTTTGCCTTCTGCTACAGAAATGCTGGGCGACGGACTTACGGTAAACAGCAACATCGGATTAAAACCTGAAAGTAGTGATAATGCAAATCTGGGACTGGCTTTTAATACTCAGAACAGCAAAAATCATTTTAATGTTGAGACGAGTATCATTTACAGAGAAGCAAAAGATTTTATCAGAGAAAAGCAGGAGGGAGACAAAACGGTTTTTGAAAATCTTCAAAACGTGCAAATAACAGGTATTGACGGCGTTTTTAGATACGGGTACAAAGACTTAATAAATTTTGAAGTAAACGGAACGTATCAAAAGAGCCTTAACAAAAACAAATACAAAGCAGGAACAACCAGTCCTGATGCCTTGTATGATGCACAATTGCCTAACGTTCCGATCTTCTACGGAAACGCTGATCTGACTTTTAACTTTAAAAACATCAGACATCAGGACGATAGACTTTCTTTAAATGTAAGCGCCAATTATATAGATGCTTTTTATCTGACCTGGCCGGTACTGGGAAGTCTGGAAACCAAAAAAGCTATTCCGGAACAATTTACTCAGAATGCTATGGTTGCCTATTCTTTTTTAAACGGCAAATACAATTTGGCTTTCGAGTGTAGAAATATTACCGATATAAAGGTTTACGACTACTTTAAGGTTCAAAAACCGGGACGTGCTTTTTCGGTGAAGTTCAGATACTTTCTACAGTAA
- a CDS encoding class I SAM-dependent methyltransferase encodes MMKKEELQAIASQLKHPTGEKGIEMANMMHEININMTRHSVQNLHVISGNAILELGHGNAGHLEYVLEQAQDLTYYGLEMSELMCQEAQQINIAFVAKKQAHFSLYGGTDIPFEEASFDKIFTVNTIYFWQEPEKLLSEIYRVLKPEGTFCITFAEESFMKQLPFTQFEFNLYSTEKAESLIEKTAFQVVHKETLTESVKSKLGEWVDRDFTTLVLGKR; translated from the coding sequence ATGATGAAAAAAGAAGAATTACAGGCAATAGCCTCTCAGCTAAAGCATCCTACAGGAGAAAAAGGAATAGAAATGGCGAATATGATGCATGAAATCAACATCAATATGACGCGCCATTCCGTTCAAAATCTGCACGTAATATCGGGAAATGCAATTTTAGAATTAGGCCACGGAAATGCCGGACATTTAGAGTATGTACTAGAGCAAGCCCAGGATCTGACTTACTACGGACTTGAAATGTCGGAGTTAATGTGTCAGGAAGCGCAACAAATTAATATTGCTTTTGTAGCTAAAAAGCAGGCTCACTTTTCTCTTTATGGTGGAACCGATATTCCATTTGAAGAAGCCTCTTTTGATAAAATATTTACGGTAAACACCATTTACTTTTGGCAGGAACCGGAGAAGCTGCTCTCAGAAATTTACAGAGTTTTAAAACCGGAGGGTACTTTTTGCATCACCTTTGCCGAAGAAAGTTTTATGAAACAACTGCCTTTTACTCAGTTTGAATTCAATCTTTACAGTACTGAAAAAGCGGAAAGTTTAATTGAGAAAACAGCTTTCCAAGTCGTGCATAAAGAAACGCTGACTGAAAGTGTAAAAAGTAAACTGGGCGAATGGGTAGACAGAGATTTTACCACTTTGGTATTAGGAAAACGTTGA
- the metF gene encoding methylenetetrahydrofolate reductase [NAD(P)H]: protein MKVTEHIENAKGNTLFSFELIPPQKGKSIQELYDNIDPLMEFKPPFIDVTTSREEYIYIDKGNGLLDKKLTRMRPGTLGICASIKHKYNVDTVPHLLCGGFTQEETEYMLVDCQYLGINNVMALRGDAMKDEQSFVPKAGGNSYAIDLVRQINNLNSGKYLHELMDADNKADFCIGVAGYPEKHLESPSLQSDLKRLKEKVDAGADYVVTQMFFDNAKYFAFVEKAREIGITIPIIPGIKPIAVQRHLQILPQIFRIDLPEDLIDAVDKCKNNAEIKQVGIEWAVQQSLELKAAGVPVLHYYSMGKSENIRQIARQVF from the coding sequence ATGAAAGTAACAGAACATATAGAAAACGCGAAAGGAAATACATTATTCTCGTTTGAACTTATTCCGCCTCAAAAAGGGAAGAGCATTCAGGAATTGTATGATAATATTGATCCGTTGATGGAGTTTAAACCGCCATTTATTGATGTAACCACTTCGCGTGAAGAATATATCTATATTGATAAAGGAAACGGACTTTTAGATAAAAAGCTAACACGTATGCGTCCGGGAACGCTTGGAATTTGTGCTTCTATAAAACATAAATACAATGTTGATACGGTGCCACATTTGCTTTGCGGAGGATTTACGCAGGAAGAAACGGAATACATGCTGGTAGATTGCCAGTATTTAGGAATCAATAATGTAATGGCACTTCGCGGTGACGCTATGAAAGACGAGCAATCTTTTGTGCCAAAAGCGGGTGGGAATAGTTACGCTATTGATTTGGTGCGTCAGATCAACAACTTAAACAGCGGAAAATATCTTCATGAATTAATGGACGCTGATAATAAGGCCGATTTTTGTATAGGTGTTGCGGGTTATCCGGAAAAACACCTGGAATCTCCTTCTTTGCAATCTGATCTAAAAAGATTGAAAGAGAAAGTAGATGCGGGAGCCGATTATGTGGTGACCCAAATGTTTTTTGATAATGCTAAATATTTTGCCTTTGTAGAAAAAGCAAGAGAAATTGGTATCACAATTCCGATTATTCCGGGAATTAAGCCCATTGCCGTTCAAAGACATTTACAGATTTTACCTCAGATTTTTAGAATCGATTTGCCGGAGGATTTAATTGATGCTGTAGATAAATGTAAAAACAATGCCGAAATCAAGCAAGTCGGAATCGAGTGGGCTGTTCAGCAATCATTAGAATTAAAAGCTGCCGGAGTTCCTGTTTTACATTATTATTCAATGGGGAAATCAGAGAATATCCGCCAGATTGCGCGTCAGGTTTTCTAA
- a CDS encoding homocysteine S-methyltransferase family protein yields MSITIQEAIKKNILILDGAMGTMLQRYNFSEEDFRGERFKDFPHPLKGNNDLLSITQPQAIRDVHAAYFEAGADIVETNTFSGTTIGMADYFLEDLVYELNYESAKIAREVADEFTAKNPDKPRFVAGSIGPTNRTASMSPDVNDPGYRAVTFDDLRIAYKQQAEALMDGGCDLLLVETIFDTLNAKAALFAIEEVKEERNLDIPIMVSGTITDASGRTLSGQTVEAFLISVSHIPLLSVGFNCALGADLLKPYLKTLSQHTQFNVSAHPNAGLPNAFGQYDETPEQTQALIKEYLDDNLINIIGGCCGTTPDHIRLIAEVAKDYKPRVAPVLT; encoded by the coding sequence ATGTCAATAACAATTCAGGAAGCAATAAAAAAAAATATCCTAATCCTTGATGGAGCAATGGGAACGATGTTGCAGCGTTATAATTTCTCGGAAGAAGACTTTAGAGGAGAGCGTTTCAAAGATTTTCCGCATCCGTTAAAAGGAAACAACGATTTACTATCCATAACACAACCACAAGCAATCCGCGATGTTCACGCCGCTTATTTTGAAGCTGGTGCAGACATCGTAGAAACCAATACTTTTTCAGGAACTACGATCGGTATGGCTGACTATTTCCTGGAAGATTTGGTTTATGAACTGAACTATGAATCGGCGAAAATTGCCCGTGAAGTAGCGGATGAATTCACCGCTAAAAATCCGGATAAGCCACGTTTCGTAGCGGGTTCTATCGGACCAACAAACCGTACGGCAAGTATGTCACCGGACGTAAACGACCCGGGGTACAGAGCTGTAACGTTTGATGATTTGCGAATTGCCTACAAACAACAGGCGGAAGCCTTAATGGATGGTGGATGTGATCTATTATTAGTAGAAACGATTTTCGACACCTTAAATGCAAAAGCAGCACTTTTTGCCATCGAAGAAGTAAAAGAAGAACGCAATCTGGATATTCCAATCATGGTTTCAGGAACGATTACAGATGCTTCAGGAAGAACACTTTCAGGACAGACGGTTGAAGCATTCCTGATTTCAGTATCACATATTCCGTTATTGAGTGTAGGGTTCAATTGTGCTTTAGGAGCCGATTTGCTAAAACCATACCTGAAAACATTATCACAACATACGCAGTTTAATGTTTCGGCACATCCAAATGCAGGATTGCCAAATGCTTTCGGACAATACGACGAAACTCCGGAACAGACACAAGCCTTAATCAAAGAATACTTAGACGATAACTTAATCAATATTATTGGAGGCTGTTGCGGAACCACTCCGGATCATATTCGATTAATTGCTGAGGTGGCGAAGGATTATAAACCGAGAGTGGCGCCTGTCTTGACTTAA
- a CDS encoding dicarboxylate/amino acid:cation symporter: MEIKKIDFLKSYSSILLLLGGILLGSILGLVFKEKVEVIKPLGDIFLNLLFTAIIPLIFFTIASSIASLERTEKLGKLFVIMVLVFLSTILISAIVMILAVYLFPIHQNIILSKVPIENIQSGSIGEQIAQLVTVNDFFELLSRKSMLALIIFSFLIGFASLQSGEKGSAFRSFLDSGNEVMKQLLNLIMKLAPIGLGAYFAYQVGVFGPQLFGVYAKPLGVYYAACIFYFFVFFSLYALVAGGKRAFVVFWSNNITPALTAVGTCSSIATIPANLEAAEKMNIPKHVRNLVIPLGAPLHKDGSSMSSILKITVLFAMFGKDFTAPSTILLALGITVIVSIVEGGIPNGGYIGEVLAITVYGLPMEQALPVAMILGTLVDPIATLLNVNGDLICSMVVSRFSEKTKW; this comes from the coding sequence ATGGAGATTAAAAAGATCGATTTTCTAAAAAGTTACAGCAGTATTCTATTGCTTTTAGGCGGAATCTTGCTTGGAAGTATTTTGGGATTAGTTTTCAAGGAAAAAGTTGAGGTCATAAAACCATTGGGAGATATTTTCCTCAATCTGCTCTTTACGGCTATTATCCCTTTAATTTTCTTTACCATTGCGTCTTCAATTGCCAGTCTGGAAAGAACAGAGAAATTAGGAAAACTGTTTGTAATCATGGTTTTGGTTTTTTTAAGCACCATTTTAATTTCGGCAATTGTAATGATTTTGGCAGTATATCTTTTTCCAATTCATCAGAATATTATATTATCTAAAGTCCCGATAGAAAACATCCAATCAGGAAGTATTGGTGAGCAAATAGCACAGCTGGTTACCGTAAATGATTTCTTTGAATTACTGTCCCGAAAAAGTATGCTGGCGCTTATTATTTTTTCTTTTCTAATTGGTTTTGCCAGTCTGCAATCCGGAGAAAAAGGAAGCGCTTTCAGAAGTTTTCTTGATTCAGGTAACGAAGTCATGAAGCAGCTTTTGAACCTTATTATGAAATTGGCTCCAATTGGTTTGGGGGCTTATTTTGCGTATCAGGTTGGAGTTTTTGGTCCGCAATTGTTTGGTGTTTATGCCAAGCCTTTAGGGGTTTATTATGCGGCCTGTATATTCTATTTCTTTGTATTTTTCAGTTTGTACGCCTTAGTGGCCGGAGGGAAAAGAGCTTTTGTGGTATTTTGGAGCAATAATATTACGCCGGCTTTAACGGCGGTTGGAACCTGCAGCAGTATTGCCACCATCCCTGCGAATCTGGAAGCCGCTGAGAAGATGAATATTCCTAAACACGTTCGCAATTTGGTCATTCCGCTTGGAGCGCCCTTGCATAAAGACGGTTCAAGTATGTCCTCTATCCTTAAAATAACCGTTCTTTTTGCCATGTTTGGAAAAGATTTCACGGCACCTTCGACCATACTTTTGGCGCTCGGAATTACCGTAATCGTTTCAATTGTAGAAGGTGGAATTCCAAATGGAGGTTATATCGGAGAAGTTCTGGCCATTACAGTTTACGGCCTGCCAATGGAACAAGCCCTGCCGGTCGCTATGATTTTAGGAACTCTGGTCGACCCGATAGCGACTTTGCTAAATGTCAATGGCGATCTCATTTGTTCGATGGTGGTCTCGAGGTTTTCCGAAAAAACGAAGTGGTAG
- a CDS encoding pyridoxal phosphate-dependent decarboxylase family protein, producing MNSILQNDLNDLENILEKAKQHGIAFLDNLENVPTSSKNTIDPTRKLDETGLGSLGALEEFKERLAPLMVASPGPRYLGFVTGGSTPASIVGDWLSTIYDQNTQAVKAQGGTSALIEFETIHLLRQLLELPESFLGGFVTGATMSNFTCLGVARQWIGAQSGKDFAKNGVSGPIPILTATPHSSSIKTLSMLGIGSNNYTVLKTAEGNREAIDIGDLQKNIESLNGEPFILISSAGTVNTADFDDFVAIAKLREKYNFWWHIDAAFGGFAAVSEKFKHLTEGWEGADSITIDCHKWLNVPYESAFYLIKKEHVGLQIETFQNSNAPYLGNPLENFNYLNVLPENSRRLRALPVWFSLLAYGKEGFKDIVEKSTALALHFANALIEEENFELLAPIRLNNVCFTLKGDHNQDNVSTFLMHLNDTGKVFMTPTVYQNRKGIRASFVNWRTTENDIKIIIEEIKKTISELDF from the coding sequence ATGAATTCAATACTTCAAAATGATCTGAACGATCTTGAAAACATTCTGGAAAAAGCAAAACAGCACGGAATAGCGTTTTTGGACAATCTTGAAAACGTTCCAACTTCCAGTAAAAACACAATTGATCCAACCCGAAAGCTAGACGAGACAGGCTTAGGGTCATTAGGGGCTTTGGAAGAATTTAAGGAGAGATTGGCACCATTGATGGTAGCTTCTCCGGGGCCAAGGTATTTAGGTTTTGTAACCGGAGGATCAACGCCAGCTTCTATTGTGGGCGACTGGTTGTCTACAATTTACGATCAGAATACTCAGGCGGTTAAGGCGCAAGGAGGAACTTCGGCTCTAATCGAGTTTGAGACCATTCATTTATTGCGACAGTTATTAGAGCTTCCCGAATCTTTTTTAGGGGGATTTGTGACTGGAGCGACCATGTCAAATTTTACCTGTTTAGGAGTGGCAAGACAGTGGATTGGTGCCCAGTCAGGAAAAGATTTTGCTAAAAACGGAGTATCCGGGCCCATACCTATCTTAACTGCAACACCTCATTCGTCATCCATAAAAACATTATCGATGCTGGGGATTGGAAGTAACAATTATACGGTGCTTAAAACTGCAGAAGGCAATAGAGAAGCTATTGATATCGGCGACCTGCAGAAGAATATAGAAAGTTTAAATGGAGAGCCGTTTATCCTGATTTCGAGCGCTGGAACCGTGAATACAGCCGATTTTGATGATTTTGTGGCTATTGCAAAACTTAGAGAAAAATACAATTTCTGGTGGCATATTGATGCCGCTTTTGGTGGTTTTGCAGCAGTTTCTGAAAAATTCAAACATCTTACAGAAGGCTGGGAAGGTGCAGACAGTATTACAATTGATTGTCACAAATGGTTAAACGTGCCTTATGAAAGTGCTTTTTATTTAATTAAAAAAGAGCATGTTGGACTGCAAATCGAGACGTTCCAAAATTCTAACGCACCTTATTTAGGGAATCCTCTGGAGAATTTTAATTACCTGAATGTGCTGCCTGAAAATTCACGCCGATTAAGAGCTTTACCGGTTTGGTTCTCTTTACTGGCCTACGGAAAAGAAGGATTTAAAGATATCGTAGAGAAAAGTACGGCATTGGCACTGCATTTTGCAAACGCCCTTATCGAAGAAGAGAATTTCGAACTGTTGGCTCCAATCCGACTGAATAACGTTTGTTTTACATTAAAAGGAGACCATAATCAGGACAATGTAAGTACGTTTTTGATGCATTTAAATGACACAGGAAAGGTGTTTATGACGCCAACCGTTTATCAAAACCGAAAAGGAATTAGAGCGTCTTTTGTCAATTGGCGCACTACTGAAAATGATATCAAAATAATTATTGAAGAGATAAAAAAGACCATTTCTGAATTGGATTTTTAA
- the metH gene encoding methionine synthase, translated as MAENRRDLVLSGLEPLIITPTSVFVNVGERTNVTGSRKFLRLIKEEKYDEALDIARQQVEGGAQIIDINMDEGMLDGVQAMTKFLNLIASEPDISRVPIMIDSSKWEIIEAGLKVVQGKSVVNSISLKEGEEAFIHHAKLIKRYGAAAIIMAFDEVGQADNYDRRVEICQRSYDILVNKVDFPPQDIIFDLNIFPVATGMEEHRLNALDFFRGTKWVRDNLPHAHISGGVSNVSFSFRGNDTVREAMHSVFLYHAIKNGMTMGIVNPEMLSIYDDIPKDLLEHVEDVILDRRDDATERLLDFAENVKGEVKSDEKAVQEWRLGTVQERITHSLVKGVDAFIEEDVEEARLAATKPIEVIEINLMTGMNVVGDLFGSGKMFLPQVVKSARVMKKAVAYLLPYIEASKQAGDKQGNGKILMATVKGDVHDIGKNIVSVVLACNNYEIVDLGVMVPPEKIIAAAIEHNVDIIGLSGLITPSLDEMVYLAKELDKQGIKIPIMIGGATTSRAHTAVKIAPQYRETVIHVNDASRAVTVAGNLLDHNRKIYASDIRAEYDSFRETFLNRSRDKNFLSIEDARKNKLQLDWENFNPVKPNIIGEQIVEVDLDVLVPYIDWTPFFRTWELFGKFPAILTDEVVGKEATSVYADAQAMLKVILAEKKLSAKGIYGIFPANQINDDDIELTDENGKPLQTFLTLRQQSQKTKGAPNIALADFIAPKESGKVDYMGAFCVTTGFGVDEWAAEFEKDLDDYNSIMVKALADRFAEAFAEYLHEKIRKEIWGYSSDENLTNEEMISEEYKGIRPAPGYPACPDHLEKPTIWKLLNVEKEIGVTLTESMAMWPASSVSGYYFGNPESKYFGLGKIKEDQVVDYAKRRNVSTDYAMKWLNPNIAD; from the coding sequence ATGGCAGAAAATAGAAGAGACCTTGTATTATCAGGATTAGAACCGTTAATTATTACACCTACCAGTGTTTTTGTTAACGTTGGAGAACGTACAAACGTTACCGGTTCGAGAAAATTCCTGCGTTTAATCAAGGAAGAGAAATATGACGAGGCACTTGATATTGCAAGGCAGCAGGTAGAAGGAGGGGCGCAAATCATCGATATTAATATGGATGAGGGAATGCTTGATGGCGTTCAGGCAATGACTAAATTTTTGAATTTAATTGCATCAGAACCAGACATTTCGAGAGTACCTATTATGATCGACAGCTCGAAATGGGAAATCATTGAAGCGGGTCTTAAAGTAGTACAGGGAAAAAGTGTTGTAAACTCGATTTCATTAAAAGAAGGAGAAGAAGCCTTTATTCATCACGCTAAATTAATCAAACGTTATGGAGCGGCAGCCATTATTATGGCTTTTGATGAAGTAGGTCAGGCTGATAATTATGACCGAAGAGTGGAAATTTGTCAGCGTTCGTATGATATATTAGTCAACAAAGTTGATTTTCCGCCTCAGGATATCATTTTTGATTTGAATATTTTTCCGGTTGCAACCGGAATGGAAGAACACCGTTTGAATGCTCTGGATTTTTTCAGAGGAACAAAATGGGTTCGCGATAATTTGCCTCATGCGCACATCAGTGGTGGGGTAAGTAATGTTTCGTTTTCTTTCAGAGGAAACGATACCGTTCGTGAAGCGATGCACTCGGTATTTTTGTACCATGCAATCAAGAACGGAATGACGATGGGAATCGTGAATCCGGAAATGCTTTCGATTTACGATGACATCCCAAAAGATTTATTGGAGCACGTTGAGGACGTAATTCTGGACAGACGTGACGATGCAACAGAACGACTTTTAGATTTTGCCGAGAACGTAAAAGGAGAAGTAAAATCAGATGAAAAAGCGGTTCAGGAATGGCGTTTAGGTACGGTTCAGGAACGTATTACACACTCACTGGTTAAAGGAGTGGATGCTTTTATTGAAGAAGATGTAGAAGAAGCACGTTTGGCTGCTACAAAACCAATTGAAGTTATCGAAATCAATTTGATGACTGGAATGAATGTCGTAGGAGATTTGTTCGGAAGCGGAAAAATGTTCCTGCCGCAGGTCGTAAAATCGGCACGTGTGATGAAAAAAGCGGTAGCTTATTTATTGCCTTATATCGAAGCCAGTAAACAGGCCGGAGACAAACAAGGAAACGGAAAAATCCTGATGGCTACTGTAAAAGGGGACGTTCACGATATTGGTAAAAACATTGTTTCGGTGGTTTTAGCCTGTAACAATTACGAGATTGTAGATCTTGGTGTTATGGTGCCTCCGGAGAAAATTATTGCTGCTGCGATAGAACACAATGTAGATATCATTGGTCTAAGCGGATTGATTACGCCTTCGCTTGACGAAATGGTGTATCTGGCCAAAGAATTAGACAAACAAGGAATTAAAATTCCGATTATGATTGGTGGAGCAACCACTTCGCGTGCGCATACCGCTGTGAAAATTGCACCTCAATACAGAGAAACGGTTATTCACGTAAACGATGCTTCGAGAGCTGTTACTGTTGCCGGAAATCTGTTAGATCATAACCGTAAAATATATGCAAGCGATATTCGTGCAGAGTACGATTCTTTTAGAGAAACATTTTTGAATCGTTCGAGAGATAAGAATTTTTTAAGTATTGAAGACGCGCGTAAAAACAAATTACAATTGGATTGGGAAAATTTCAATCCGGTGAAGCCAAATATTATTGGTGAACAAATTGTTGAAGTCGATTTGGATGTTTTGGTTCCGTATATCGACTGGACACCGTTTTTCAGAACTTGGGAATTGTTTGGAAAATTCCCGGCAATATTAACAGATGAGGTTGTAGGGAAAGAAGCGACTTCTGTTTATGCGGATGCGCAGGCGATGCTGAAAGTAATTTTAGCAGAGAAAAAACTATCAGCAAAAGGGATCTACGGAATATTTCCGGCCAATCAGATCAACGATGATGATATCGAATTGACAGATGAAAACGGAAAACCGTTACAGACATTTTTGACTTTGCGTCAGCAATCGCAAAAAACAAAAGGAGCTCCTAATATTGCATTAGCCGATTTTATCGCTCCGAAAGAAAGCGGGAAAGTGGATTATATGGGAGCATTTTGTGTAACAACCGGTTTTGGTGTTGATGAATGGGCAGCTGAATTTGAGAAAGATCTGGACGATTACAATTCGATTATGGTGAAAGCATTAGCGGATCGTTTTGCCGAGGCTTTCGCTGAATATCTTCATGAAAAAATACGTAAAGAAATCTGGGGATATTCATCAGATGAGAACTTAACTAACGAAGAAATGATTTCTGAAGAGTACAAAGGAATCCGTCCTGCTCCGGGTTATCCGGCATGTCCTGACCATTTGGAGAAACCAACAATCTGGAAACTTTTAAATGTAGAAAAAGAAATAGGCGTAACATTAACTGAAAGCATGGCAATGTGGCCGGCTTCATCCGTTTCAGGGTACTATTTTGGAAATCCGGAAAGTAAATATTTCGGACTGGGGAAAATAAAAGAGGATCAGGTAGTCGACTATGCCAAACGACGCAATGTTTCAACCGACTATGCCATGAAATGGTTGAACCCAAATATAGCAGATTAA